The Engraulis encrasicolus isolate BLACKSEA-1 chromosome 24, IST_EnEncr_1.0, whole genome shotgun sequence DNA window agagagagagagagagagagagagagagagagagagagagagagagaggaggtagagtgaGTGAAAGGGGAAGAACAAAGGAacaaagggagagaaaagaagaataaACTGTATGAATAAATGCAGTCTGGAGGGAGGGCAGTGGAATAAATCCTGTCCTCAGCAATCTACCAGCACTGACACCCTCCGCCTCTCGCCTGGCTGGCCGGCCAGACAAGCAGGgcggaaacagtgtgtgtgtgtgtgtatgcaagtgtgtgtgtgtgtgtgtgtgtgtgtgtgtgtgtgtgtgtgtgtgtgtgtgtgcaagtgaatctctgtttgagtgtgagtgtgagcaagtGAATctctgtttgagtgtgagtgtgagtgtgtgtgtgtctgtgtgtctgtgtgtgtgtgtctgtgtgtgtgtgtgtgtgtgtgtgtgtgtgtgtgtgcgtgcgagagagagagagagacaaagcctACCGGGCCCCTGTGCCTGTGGAAAGGCTCAGCTTTATTAGCCACGCGTGTGTTTACTGATATAACATTATTCTATTGGCCTCACAGCTATTTATGGACAGACTGAGAGAGGGTGGgaatgtagtttgtgtgtgtactgtgtaggcctgtgtgtgtgtgtgtgtgtgtgtgtgtgtgtgtgtgtgtgtgtgtgtgtgtgtgtgtgtgtgtgtgtgtgtgtgtgtgtgtgtgtgtgtgtgtgtgtgtgtgtgtgtgtgtgtgtgtgtaatgcactgCAGCAGCGCAGGGAGGAAACAGTGacaacagcaataacaataataacacgCATAATTTgatttctattgtgtgtgtgtgcctttgccaaCCGCTCCGAGAGAAACGCCACAGGACGTAAACAACGATCCACCCTGAATTAGCCACATACAAGCAAGCAAGccagcacaaacacgcacacacacgctaacaaacACTGGCAGCACAAGTGTGACGGCTGATAAAAGTAAAGCCTTTTCTCAGGCTTTAAAAAAGTAAAgcgttttccctctcctctctttcgtcCAGCttttcctcacccctctcctcttcctctgttcatCCAGCACACTCCACCCAGGCAGGCCACAGTCTTATTATTCCTGTGTGTATTATTCTACTCTCCAGTGTATTGTTGCTCCGTGCACCTGTTTATTATTTCCAaccctttgcatgtgtgtggtcaCAGGTAGAGATAAGtaaatcacccacacacacaaaggtccggAAGcagtattaacacacacacacacacacacacacacacacacacacacacacacacacacacacacacacacacacacacacacacacacacacacacacacacacacacaattatggaaGGAGCAACAGCGcacgtacgtacatacacacacgcgcaccacccatgcacacacaagttGAAAAATGGGGATGGAGGTAGGGGTGTGCGATCTGACGATATTATACCGTGAAAGACGAGCAGGAGTGGAGAATCGCAGGCGATCTACCAAATttgagaaatcgtatagatcgccATACCGCGCAATGTTTTCTGTTTAACGCTGGTTCCCGCCGATGCGACAGACGTAGGCATAGAACTGTCCAATCACAGCGAGCTGTGTGTCCTGATACTTTCTTTCACGCATCCATGTTGTGTTTGTAAGCGCTAAAAGCCGCGTGGACAACCATGGCTGAAAGCCAAGCCGAGGAGGAGTTGGTTAAGAAGAGGAAATCCACCTCTGTAGTCTGGAATTGGTTCGGGTTTTCTCCCACTGATGAAGAACAAACGTCCGTGATATGTAAGATGTGCAGAGAAGACGTGAGAACGTCCGATGCCAGTACAACGAATTTATTCAAGCACTTGAAAAGTAAGCACCCCAAGGAACATGCCGAAAGTGAAACGATGCGAGCGGCGCTGCCAGCCACCTCCAAAGCTGCGGCCTCGGTGGAAACACCAAAGCAAACTACTCTAACCCAGGCATTTCAAAAAGGAACCCCGTATGATAAGACCAGTAAGCGGTGGAGAGAGGTAACAGACGCTATTACATACCATCTAGCTAAGGACATGGTCCCTTTCGCGACAGTGGAGAACGAGGGATTTAAACGCCTGATCAAAGTCCTAGACCCCCGCTATGCGATACCAGGCAGGAAGTTTTTTTCCAACACTGCAATGCCACGTTTATACACAGAGTGCAGAGAGAAGCTGGGACACAAAATTCAAAAAGTGCAGTTCTTTGCAACAACCAGTGACCTGTGGTCTAGCCGCACATCCGAGCCTTATTTAAGCTTGACCATTCACTATATCGATAACTGGAAGCTCTGCAGTGCGACTCTGCAAGCAACGTACTTCCCAGATGATCACACGGGGGAGCTCATCGCGCAAGAACTGAGGGACTCACTAGAAAGTTGGGGACTCCGTGAGGAGAACATGTCCTGCATGACTACAGACAGTGGGGCCAACATGGTGAAGGCCCTCCAACTTAACAACTGGACTCGTCTTCCCTGCTTTGGGCATAGGCTGCATCTAGCCATTGGTGAGTAGAACTAAACTTAATACATGAATAATGCATGTCTGTTAAAATGTTTTCAATATTTATCTGGAAcagattattaaaaaaaaactgttgggatTTCTATGATTAAATGTTTCTTCACatatgataacaataataataatacaattattattaacatgtgatgatgatgatgatgataaataaataattctgAATGAAAAATGTGAGCATTGCAACACTTTCATGTTAATAATTAATGGCAGATTAAAATGTTCATTTTGTTATTTTGGTTTAGTTCTGTCATTGCATCTGGGCTGgtttttaaaatgaaatattgTGTGCTCTTCTTTTGTAGAAAACAGTGCCAAAGACCATCGAGTTGTTCGTGTGACATCTGTCTGCAAAAAAGTGGTCAGTGCATTCTCCTTCAgctggaagaagaagagggattTGGCTCAAACTCAAACAGAGCTGAAACTCCCACAAAAGAAACTCAAAACAGAGTCACCAACCAGATGGGGATCCAGACTTGCCATGATGGAGAGGGTGTTGGAGCAAGAAAGTGCCATCTCCCAGGTCCTCAAAGCTGACAGGAAGACGCGGCAGTTGGCTCCATCATGGCAAGATGTTGAGGTCATGGAATGTGTGAAGAAGGCCCTCGGCCCTCTGAGGGACTTCACTGATGCGCTGTCTGGGGAGGATTACGTGAGCGTGTCATATGTGAAGCCAGTCCTGCACCTGCTCAAAGTGAACATCCTCGAGCCAAGTGAAGAGGACATAGAGCTGACTAACACAATGAGGACAACAATCCTGAGCTACCTCAACGACAAGTATCAGGACCCCACCACTGATGCACTGCTCGACATGGCTTCGCTTGTGGACCCCAGGTTCAAGAGGCAGTACATTGCTACAGAAAAGACGGAGGAAATACAAGCCAAAGCTGTTTCTGAGATCGAGTGCTTATTGAGCACACAACAGCATTCACTGCCCACCTCCACTTCACAGAATGATCCTGAGACAGAATACCAACCCCCACCAAAGaaggcaaagaaaaaaacattaggaAGCCTTTTCAAAACCTCAGGTTCTGCAGCTGACACAACAGGTCCCACCCCATCTCTGAGAGAGGTAATCGAGGCTGAAATGAAGGCCTATCTTTCCACCCCAAATGCAGACAGTGAGATGGATCCTCTGGAATGGTGGAAAGTCCACGAGGTAAATTTTCCCAGAGTAAGCAAACTAGCGCAGAAATACCTGTGCATCCCAGCCACAAGCTCTCCCTCGGAGAGAGTGTTCAGCACAGGTGGGAACATCGTGACTTGTCAAAGGGCTACTCTAAAGCCAGACAAGGTGGACAAATTGATTTTTCTGTCAAAAAATCTGTGACGGGGAAACTGAATTTCCCCTCTTTATCAGGAGGAGCACCCTGATATTTCTTTGCACTAGAGTGTTGCACTACTTTTTGctttggacattttttttaaagcgaTTTTGTTATTTTGATAAGCATGTAAGTTGATTTTAAATCATGTGAATATAGCCAGCAACAGTTTGTGTACTTGAACATTTCATATTTTACTTTCTCTTTTATATTCTAAGAGAATGCACTTTATCAGAGTGAGAATGTTCTTTTTATCAGAATGATGTTCATTTTTATCAGTGAGAATGTTTACTTCATCAGTTGGGATGTTTAGTTTATCACAGTGTTTCTCACTTTGTCCCAGTGATTTTACAGACTTAGTAGTCTTcacttttattttgttgttttgaatCATATTCCAATAGTGCACTTTATCAGCGTTGtgtgttttttacattttattttgttcacAATGTTTGCAATATCGTTCATTAAAATCTTCTGAGAAAGAAAGCTTTGTagccccgtttttttttttttttttttgaatatcgtgataaaatatcgaaatcgtgatctCATGCAAAAATATCGTGATAcaatttttttcccatatcgcccacccctagatggagggatggagaaacaAAGGGCTAGAGAAGAGAGGGGCATCCCTGGATACCAGTAAAGGAGGACAGGATCAGGGTCGGCTGCTGCGCTTGGTTAGAGGACAGAAATGGGTTTAGGATCGCCCTTTtcctctcttgtcctgtcctCCCATACGCTTAGCTTCTATATCCTGCACAGCAACAGTGCATCTGTAAGCATAGTCgcgtttgtgtccatgtgtgtgtgtgtgtccgtgtgtgtgtgtgtgtgtgtccgtgtgtgtccgtgtgtgtgtgtgtgtgtccgtgtgtgtccgtgtgtgtctgtgtgtgtgtgtgtgtgtgtgtgttggccttggTAGGCAGTGGGCTCCATAGGTGTCAAATGCCGTCTGTGCTTCTTCGGCAGTAAGTCGTGGCTAAGCATATAATCACACtacagatggggagagagagagagagagagagagagagagagagagagaaaacgacagacagacagagagagatgacaagTGCATGAAAGCTGAGAGAAAAATAAGCGTGatacagaccgagagagagagagagagagagagagagagagagagagagagagagagagagagagagagagagagagagatagagataaagagagagagacgcgggAGAGTCgccggagagcgagagaggcagaagTCATTGGCCTGCTATATATTCCAGTGGGTGGCCTCACCCCGCaaccccaacacaccacacacacacacacacacacacacacacacacacacacacacacacacacacacacacacacacacacacacagacacctacacaccGTGTGCCATTTCCGCGCTGGAGGCGAGAGGTTGGCTGCCCCCATCGCACCGCTGTATTTCCAGGGAGATGGATTTCAGCCCCGCCATCAGATAACAGCCCAAAGTACTGCACACAGCTAGAatagcatcgtgtgtgtgtgtgtgtgtgcgtgtgtgtgtgtgtggctactgaGTAAACACATCCTGGACAGAATTTAAtttagaaagaaagggagagggagagagagagagagagagagagagagagagcgagagagggtggtAGATTGAGAGAGGAAGCACGAGAAAGCGAATGAGAGAAACAGTGTgcgagaaaaaaataataaagaggGCGCAAGCGAGAGAATGTAGAAAATGAATTGACAGTTTTTGTTCATTCCAGTCTTTTATAGACACTCTCAGTCTTGTGGCGTAAATAACAATAAAAGCCAACACAGAGTCAATAAAGACTGACACACACTTCATCTCTGTTGATGTGGCATTGCCATGGAAACCCCTCCGTCTTGACGTGAAGAGAAGACAGGGGGGGGGAGCTGCTTtaacccgccccccccccccccccccccccccccccccccccccccccccccccccccccccccccacacacacacgcacacacccctatAGACTCATCAAGGCTCCCGTCACTGACACAGACAGCCTTGCTTTTATTCAATTCTCTCAAGAGCTTCTTTTACACGCCTTTCAAAAGACTTCAAATTAATCCATTTCAAGTCTTGatgtatttgtgttttgtttcttttttatctTAGTTATGTCCTGGCATGATTGGAAATCTAAGTTTCCTCCGCTTGAAGACTTTTTTCAGAAAAATAAGAGCATCTTATAACTGCTCACAGGCACTTGGGCCCAATTGAGACAAGCCTCAAAAGGAAAGGAACTGACAAACAACAAAGCTGAAGGCAATTTTTCAGGCAACAGCTAAAAGAAACTTCGATTCCATTTCAAGCTAATTAACTTCCCAAACACTTCCCTTATTTTCCCAAAGTTTTGAAAGTGTATGAATTGGGAATTCTGGAGTCAAGACTGTTTTCTTTTTGGGGAAGGTGGAAACAATGTTTATCTGTGCAACAGAGGCAGTAGTAAATGGGGCTGTCTATTGTGCAGTCACCACCTCATGTCTACTCATATTAGAAGATTCTCAAAAATCTTTTTCCGAAACCAGTCAAAAAGCCTTGTAGATGTTAATGTCACCAGCCACACATTCTCATTGTGTGACAAGTAGTTGGTCTCTTACAAGCCAAAGTGAAATTTCACATGCATTTTCCCGGTTGGCcagcgttaatttagagccctgatcataACCAAGAGTAATGGTTCTACATGTCAATATTGCAACAAAGATCAATTCCGCATCAATTACGGTCTCCTAAATGGGGGCATGAGTTTTTACATTTGAATTCACATTGAATAGAACTCCTCGAGGGGCATGGCAGCTCATAAACATCCAGCTTAGAACCTTACGTCATATTGGTCGctttatgactctacattctctgtctatctcttcttcctctgccttcctgctttttcttcctctcctctatacctctccttttaaatctatctctaacaatgttttttttcccatttgttaagcactttgagttacatgccttgtatgacacagtgctatacaaatacaattattattattattattattattattattattattattattattattattattattattattattattatacatatgcATGGAACTTGAATATATTTCACATGGGCAGGTTGTGTTTTGGGTGGGGAATTTAAATGACGGCGCATGACATGTCAACATGTCACAGTTGGAACCAGGTTTCGCACACTGAGAACCACGTCTGAGGCTGTTAAAAAACAGTGCGCCCCTTCAACAGAATTTGGGCGGAGAAAAGACAAACAAAAGGTAGCGCCACTCTTCAATGGAACGCAGGGACTCTTCTACCCGCGCTAACGATTAAGGGCCTATTGATTCCGAAACAAACGCCTTATGAACTGTTTACGTCTCCGTGGTGTGGCAACAACATACATTTCGTATTGTGACTGATCACTCAATTCTGCTGTAGttatctagcctgattatcatcgacgttcaaatctcttcgagacttggtctgaccaagagcataacaattaacgtttcccaaacggcatggttgacctgcctcc harbors:
- the LOC134440812 gene encoding E3 SUMO-protein ligase ZBED1-like, yielding MAESQAEEELVKKRKSTSVVWNWFGFSPTDEEQTSVICKMCREDVRTSDASTTNLFKHLKSKHPKEHAESETMRAALPATSKAAASVETPKQTTLTQAFQKGTPYDKTSKRWREVTDAITYHLAKDMVPFATVENEGFKRLIKVLDPRYAIPGRKFFSNTAMPRLYTECREKLGHKIQKVQFFATTSDLWSSRTSEPYLSLTIHYIDNWKLCSATLQATYFPDDHTGELIAQELRDSLESWGLREENMSCMTTDSGANMVKALQLNNWTRLPCFGHRLHLAIENSAKDHRVVRVTSVCKKVVSAFSFSWKKKRDLAQTQTELKLPQKKLKTESPTRWGSRLAMMERVLEQESAISQVLKADRKTRQLAPSWQDVEVMECVKKALGPLRDFTDALSGEDYVSVSYVKPVLHLLKVNILEPSEEDIELTNTMRTTILSYLNDKYQDPTTDALLDMASLVDPRFKRQYIATEKTEEIQAKAVSEIECLLSTQQHSLPTSTSQNDPETEYQPPPKKAKKKTLGSLFKTSGSAADTTGPTPSLREVIEAEMKAYLSTPNADSEMDPLEWWKVHEVNFPRVSKLAQKYLCIPATSSPSERVFSTGGNIVTCQRATLKPDKVDKLIFLSKNL